In Colwellia sp. M166, a genomic segment contains:
- a CDS encoding GNAT family N-acetyltransferase, which produces MNIANSARLSYQLIDESDSEFLFQLDQDPEVMRYINNGVMTTREDISDIYIPRLNAYKNVDKGWGLWKVTVIDTEQDIGWILVRPMDFFSDKPIWHDIELGWRFFQSTWGKGYATEAAIQVQKALAKQPENKAFSAVAMLDNDGSVAVMKKMGMDYIKSYIHCDSQLGDLDVVLYRMENKS; this is translated from the coding sequence ATGAATATTGCAAACTCAGCTCGCCTTAGTTATCAACTCATTGACGAAAGTGACAGTGAGTTTTTATTTCAACTCGATCAAGATCCAGAGGTAATGCGTTATATCAATAATGGCGTTATGACCACACGTGAAGATATTAGCGATATCTATATTCCACGCCTTAACGCCTATAAAAACGTAGACAAAGGCTGGGGCTTATGGAAAGTAACAGTTATCGACACGGAACAAGACATTGGCTGGATATTAGTACGGCCAATGGACTTTTTCTCCGACAAGCCAATTTGGCATGATATCGAGTTAGGCTGGCGGTTTTTCCAATCGACTTGGGGTAAAGGTTATGCCACAGAAGCGGCGATACAAGTTCAAAAAGCGCTAGCAAAACAACCGGAAAATAAAGCATTTAGTGCTGTTGCCATGCTGGATAATGATGGCTCGGTTGCTGTGATGAAGAAAATGGGTATGGACTATATAAAATCTTATATCCACTGTGATTCACAATTGGGTGATTTAGACGTAGTGCTCTACCGCATGGAAAATAAAAGCTAA
- a CDS encoding prolyl oligopeptidase family protein: MNSKKIVLNSAILLALFGLSACGQDTTTNAATEKVVSVSSESTTLVYPTTKKVAVVDDYFGTKVTDYYRWLEDDMSAETADWVKAQNKATHDYLAQIPYREKIKTRLAALLDYEKIGMPFIEGGYNYFYKNDGLQNQYVLYRQKGDAPAEVFLNPNEFSEDGTVSLANIEFSEDGSLAVYLISEGGSDWRKARIIDTETKKILESELVDIKFSGLSWVGNAGFYYSSYDKPKGSELSAKTDQHKLYYHKLGTAQSEDALVFGGTDAQKHRYVGGEVTKDGRYLLVSAAVSTSGNKLFIKDLTKTNSALVAVVDNTNSDTELVSGKGDELLFITNKDAPNKRVVKVNAQQPTAEHWVDVIPETDNVLSVSTGGQYLFAKYMKDATSFIQQYDLSGKKIRNIALPEVGTAGGFSGKDSQSKVYYSFSNQKTPSTSFSLDLTSGESTVHMKSKVKFDSDNFESKQVFYNSKDGTKVPMIITHKKGLVLDGTNPTILYGYGGFNVSLQPQFSSTRAAWLELGGVYAVANLRGGGEYGKKWHDAGTQMKKQNVFDDFIAAAEYLIKEKVTSTAKLAVMGGSNGGLLVGAVMTQRPELFKVALPAVGVLDMLRYHTFTSGAGWAYDYGKSDDNAELFNYLLGYSPVHNVKAGTHYPATMVTTGDHDDRVVPAHSFKFAAELQAKQAGANPTLIRIETDAGHGAGTPISKTIDQYADIYGFTLFNMGVKDI, encoded by the coding sequence ATGAATTCTAAAAAAATAGTATTAAATTCTGCGATATTACTGGCATTGTTTGGCTTAAGTGCCTGTGGTCAAGACACCACAACCAATGCAGCAACTGAAAAAGTCGTTAGTGTCAGCAGTGAGAGCACAACGCTAGTTTATCCAACAACGAAGAAAGTTGCTGTTGTTGATGATTACTTTGGCACTAAGGTGACTGATTATTATCGTTGGTTAGAAGATGATATGAGTGCTGAAACTGCTGATTGGGTAAAGGCTCAAAATAAAGCCACGCACGATTATTTAGCACAAATACCTTATCGCGAAAAAATTAAAACACGTCTTGCGGCATTATTAGATTATGAAAAAATTGGCATGCCTTTTATCGAAGGTGGTTATAACTATTTTTATAAAAATGATGGCTTACAGAATCAATATGTTTTGTACCGTCAAAAAGGAGATGCTCCAGCGGAGGTTTTCCTCAACCCTAATGAATTTAGTGAAGATGGCACTGTGTCGTTAGCTAATATTGAATTTAGTGAAGACGGCTCGTTGGCTGTTTACTTGATTTCAGAAGGTGGCAGCGATTGGCGTAAAGCGCGTATTATTGATACCGAAACAAAAAAAATACTTGAGTCAGAGTTGGTCGATATTAAGTTCAGCGGTTTATCATGGGTTGGTAACGCAGGTTTTTATTACTCTAGCTACGACAAGCCTAAAGGTAGTGAGTTATCAGCTAAAACTGATCAACATAAGTTGTACTACCACAAGCTTGGTACTGCACAGTCAGAAGATGCTCTAGTATTCGGCGGCACTGATGCTCAGAAGCATCGCTATGTTGGTGGTGAAGTGACTAAAGATGGCCGGTATTTGTTAGTGTCAGCAGCAGTTTCTACTTCAGGTAATAAGCTCTTTATTAAAGACTTAACTAAAACTAATTCAGCATTAGTGGCGGTAGTCGATAACACCAATTCAGATACTGAACTGGTCAGCGGTAAAGGTGATGAGTTACTATTTATTACCAATAAAGATGCGCCGAATAAACGTGTTGTCAAGGTAAATGCTCAACAACCAACAGCTGAACATTGGGTAGATGTTATTCCAGAAACAGACAATGTTTTATCAGTTTCAACAGGGGGGCAGTATTTATTTGCCAAATATATGAAAGATGCCACGTCTTTTATCCAGCAATATGACTTAAGCGGCAAAAAAATTCGTAATATCGCTTTACCTGAAGTGGGTACAGCTGGCGGCTTCAGCGGTAAAGACTCGCAAAGTAAAGTTTACTATTCATTTAGTAACCAGAAAACACCTTCAACCAGTTTTAGCTTAGATCTTACTTCGGGCGAGTCTACGGTTCATATGAAGTCGAAAGTTAAATTTGATAGTGATAACTTCGAATCAAAGCAAGTTTTCTACAACTCCAAAGATGGTACTAAAGTGCCGATGATTATTACCCATAAGAAAGGCTTAGTGTTAGATGGTACTAACCCTACTATTCTTTATGGTTACGGTGGTTTTAATGTTAGCTTACAACCGCAATTTAGTTCAACCCGTGCTGCATGGTTAGAATTAGGCGGCGTTTATGCTGTAGCGAACTTACGTGGTGGTGGCGAATACGGTAAAAAATGGCACGATGCCGGTACGCAAATGAAAAAGCAAAATGTTTTTGACGACTTTATTGCTGCTGCTGAGTATTTGATTAAAGAAAAAGTAACCTCTACCGCTAAATTGGCGGTTATGGGTGGTTCTAATGGTGGTTTGCTGGTTGGTGCTGTGATGACGCAACGTCCAGAGTTATTTAAAGTAGCATTACCCGCGGTTGGTGTACTTGATATGCTACGTTACCACACGTTTACCTCAGGGGCTGGTTGGGCATACGATTACGGTAAATCAGATGATAACGCCGAACTGTTTAACTACTTATTAGGTTACTCGCCGGTACATAATGTTAAAGCAGGTACGCATTACCCAGCAACTATGGTGACCACAGGGGATCATGATGATCGCGTGGTACCTGCGCATTCATTTAAGTTTGCTGCTGAGCTACAAGCTAAACAAGCTGGCGCTAATCCAACTTTAATTCGTATTGAAACTGACGCAGGGCATGGTGCAGGCACGCCGATCAGTAAAACCATTGATCAATATGCTGATATTTACGGCTTTACGCTATTTAATATGGGCGTGAAAGATATTTAA
- a CDS encoding LysR family transcriptional regulator encodes MLSIEQLQAFATTVETGSFSAAARRLNKAQSVVSQHIINLEIDCNATLFERSGRYPLLTEAGKSLLPQAQALLNQHQRLQNTALALTDDTPSEITIALDEGIPFKKITTAIDQLQREYPYVTLEFLSASSLDIIDMLKTEQALAGIIFSELAMPSYLDFECLGTVKFDVYVAKNHSLAKLKCKNIDGLRLHRQLLIRSRNTQTSSFQLKISPDIWYADNYFLLLELTLKGHGWCLLPNHVADESIERGELVKLTLEHGDMGWHANVDVLQHQRYSNLAIFRTLRNLLRNRLKP; translated from the coding sequence ATGTTAAGTATTGAACAACTCCAAGCCTTTGCAACAACGGTAGAGACCGGATCATTTTCGGCAGCAGCGCGACGTTTAAATAAAGCTCAATCAGTTGTTAGTCAGCACATCATTAATTTAGAAATAGACTGCAATGCTACGCTTTTTGAACGCTCTGGCCGTTACCCACTATTAACAGAGGCGGGGAAAAGTTTATTACCGCAAGCTCAAGCTTTACTTAATCAGCATCAACGCTTACAAAACACTGCACTAGCATTGACCGATGATACCCCAAGCGAAATAACAATTGCCCTTGATGAAGGCATACCGTTTAAAAAAATCACAACCGCGATTGACCAATTACAACGCGAATATCCTTATGTTACATTAGAGTTTTTAAGCGCCTCAAGTCTTGACATCATTGACATGCTAAAAACTGAGCAAGCATTAGCCGGTATTATTTTTAGCGAACTCGCTATGCCCAGTTATTTAGATTTTGAATGCCTTGGCACCGTAAAGTTTGATGTCTATGTTGCAAAAAATCACAGCTTAGCAAAACTGAAATGTAAAAATATCGATGGTTTACGACTACACCGGCAATTACTTATTCGCTCTCGCAATACCCAAACCAGTAGCTTTCAATTAAAGATCAGTCCCGACATTTGGTATGCCGACAATTACTTTTTATTACTCGAACTCACCTTAAAAGGACATGGATGGTGTTTATTACCTAATCACGTGGCAGATGAATCAATAGAAAGAGGAGAGCTTGTTAAGTTAACGTTAGAGCATGGTGACATGGGCTGGCATGCCAATGTTGATGTACTACAACATCAAAGGTACAGCAACCTAGCCATTTTTAGAACACTGAGAAATTTATTGCGAAACCGACTTAAACCTTAA
- a CDS encoding PACE efflux transporter — MNTAERIFQAIFFEVSMLAIVVPISVLLAGFAAEKMVIVGIALSMIAMLWNYIYNIVFDKLAGDNRIERSLVVRIIHSCGFEFGMVAITLPVIAWYLNISWFEAIILEAGFLTFILVYTFIFNWLYDRYQPYKKWFGKGQLI; from the coding sequence ATGAACACCGCTGAGAGAATTTTTCAGGCTATTTTCTTTGAAGTAAGTATGTTAGCTATTGTTGTACCAATTTCAGTGTTACTTGCTGGTTTTGCAGCAGAGAAAATGGTCATCGTAGGTATTGCTTTATCGATGATTGCTATGTTGTGGAATTATATTTACAACATAGTTTTTGATAAATTAGCGGGTGACAATCGTATTGAAAGAAGCTTAGTCGTTAGGATTATCCATAGCTGTGGGTTTGAGTTCGGCATGGTGGCCATTACTTTGCCCGTGATCGCATGGTATTTAAATATATCGTGGTTTGAAGCCATAATTTTGGAGGCAGGCTTTTTAACGTTTATATTAGTCTATACCTTTATTTTTAATTGGCTATACGACAGATATCAACCTTATAAAAAATGGTTTGGTAAAGGGCAGCTAATATAA